The proteins below come from a single Dinghuibacter silviterrae genomic window:
- a CDS encoding LolA-like protein: protein MQFTKRIFLAAALSLIGASSFAQDVNDVINKNIEAMGGKDKLSKLLTVYEENTTTVMGNDLNSKVWVVNGQGMRAEVEVMGSTIITVMTKDTGWMVNPMTGNSDPQPIPTEQVKQSAARMDLRGQFLNYAANGYAATLVGKEQLAGKDNYKVKLTKSGEGDLLFYIDATTYYVSKMITTVKTNGEDVTSEVAFADYKTTPEGYIFPYTTTISNPQAGEIKSVITKVVPNQTVDPKIFQKP from the coding sequence ATGCAATTTACAAAACGCATTTTCCTTGCTGCCGCGTTAAGCCTTATCGGAGCAAGCTCGTTTGCACAAGACGTGAACGACGTCATCAACAAGAACATCGAGGCTATGGGCGGTAAGGATAAACTGTCCAAACTGCTGACCGTATATGAAGAAAATACGACGACTGTTATGGGCAATGACCTCAACTCAAAGGTGTGGGTGGTCAACGGCCAGGGCATGCGCGCGGAAGTCGAAGTGATGGGTTCGACCATCATCACGGTGATGACAAAGGATACGGGTTGGATGGTGAATCCGATGACCGGTAACAGTGATCCCCAACCGATTCCCACGGAGCAGGTCAAACAATCTGCCGCCCGTATGGACCTCCGCGGCCAGTTCCTGAATTATGCGGCCAACGGGTACGCCGCCACGCTGGTGGGTAAGGAACAGCTTGCCGGCAAGGACAACTATAAGGTAAAGCTCACCAAGAGCGGAGAAGGCGATCTTCTTTTTTATATAGACGCCACCACTTACTACGTCAGCAAGATGATCACGACCGTCAAGACCAACGGGGAAGACGTGACCAGCGAAGTTGCTTTTGCAGACTACAAAACGACGCCGGAAGGGTACATTTTCCCTTATACGACGACGATCTCCAACCCTCAGGCGGGTGAGATCAAAAGCGTCATCACCAAGGTGGTTCCGAACCAGACGGTGGACCCGAAGATTTTTCAGAAACCGTAA
- a CDS encoding DNA-3-methyladenine glycosylase I produces MHPDKPRCPWCEKDDLYRDYHDREWGVPLHDDRKLFELLNLEGAQAGLSWYTVLTKRDNYRKAFDDWDPVKIARYKQARIEKLLDNPGIIRNRLKVEGVVLNAKAFLAIQKEWGSFDAYIWQFVDGKTIRNHWTKLGQLPAKTPQSDAMSKDLKKRGFKFVGSTICYAFMQASGMVDDHMDFCWKRTG; encoded by the coding sequence ATGCACCCCGATAAACCACGCTGCCCCTGGTGTGAAAAGGATGACCTTTACCGGGACTATCACGACCGGGAATGGGGTGTCCCCCTCCATGACGACCGGAAGCTTTTCGAGCTCCTCAACCTGGAAGGCGCCCAGGCCGGCCTCAGTTGGTACACGGTCTTAACAAAAAGGGACAACTACCGGAAGGCTTTCGACGACTGGGACCCCGTCAAGATTGCCCGGTACAAACAGGCCCGCATCGAAAAACTCCTGGACAATCCGGGCATCATCCGCAACCGCCTCAAGGTCGAAGGGGTGGTGCTCAACGCCAAAGCCTTTCTGGCCATCCAAAAGGAATGGGGCAGCTTTGACGCCTATATCTGGCAATTCGTCGATGGCAAAACCATCCGCAACCACTGGACAAAGCTGGGACAACTGCCCGCAAAAACACCGCAATCCGACGCCATGAGCAAAGACCTGAAAAAACGGGGATTCAAATTCGTAGGGAGCACGATATGCTATGCCTTTATGCAGGCGTCCGGCATGGTGGACGACCATATGGATTTTTGTTGGAAAAGAACAGGCTGA
- a CDS encoding LolA-like protein: MQVTKWVAVTLTVLLLGGKVFAQSVDDIIAKNIDAMGGQDKLATLNTVYEETTSSIMGNDLPAKIWVVNNVGFRMEMEMMGSKMVTVVNKDKGWMINPMAGSTDPQPLPDEAVKTFARRMTLGGAFFNYKDRGYTATLVGKESVNGKDTYKIKMTKTGEPDATYYVDATTYYVDKSSTTTFMNGQSVEQDIIFTDYKKTPEGFVLPNSYTMELPQGELVTTMTKVVFNQPIDTTKFQNP, translated from the coding sequence ATGCAAGTAACCAAATGGGTAGCCGTTACCCTGACCGTTCTTCTTCTTGGTGGAAAAGTGTTCGCCCAGAGCGTGGACGACATCATCGCCAAGAACATCGACGCCATGGGCGGTCAGGACAAGCTGGCCACCCTTAATACCGTATACGAAGAAACGACCAGCTCCATCATGGGGAACGACCTCCCCGCCAAGATCTGGGTGGTCAATAACGTAGGTTTCCGTATGGAAATGGAGATGATGGGCTCCAAGATGGTGACCGTCGTCAACAAGGACAAGGGTTGGATGATCAACCCGATGGCCGGCAGCACGGATCCTCAGCCCCTCCCGGACGAAGCCGTGAAGACCTTTGCCCGCCGCATGACGCTCGGCGGTGCCTTCTTCAACTACAAGGACCGAGGGTATACCGCCACCCTTGTGGGAAAAGAGAGCGTCAACGGCAAGGATACGTACAAGATCAAAATGACCAAGACCGGGGAACCGGACGCCACCTATTACGTAGATGCCACCACGTACTATGTCGACAAATCATCGACCACCACCTTTATGAACGGCCAAAGCGTCGAACAGGATATCATCTTCACCGATTATAAAAAGACGCCGGAAGGTTTTGTTCTCCCGAACTCCTATACGATGGAGCTGCCCCAGGGCGAGCTCGTGACGACCATGACCAAGGTCGTATTCAATCAACCGATCGACACCACAAAGTTTCAAAATCCCTAA
- the ade gene encoding adenine deaminase, giving the protein MKNEFTLRGRLVDIPRQTITRVALTVYEGKIARVEPLEENPAATGEPFICPGFVDAHVHIESSMLVPSEFARLAVVHGTVATVSDPHEIANVCGLEGVNYMIANGRQVPFTFCFGAPSCVPATVFETAGATLSPRDVETLLEKPEIGYLSEMMNFPGVLAGDPDVLAKIASAHRLGKPVDGHAPGLRGEAVKAYIDAGISTDHECFTMDEALDKLRAGMHILIREGSAARNFDALVGLLKDHADKVMFCSDDKHPDSLVEGHINQLCARAVAAGMPVFHVLRAACVNPVTHYRLAIGQLREGDPADFILLDDLKDFHVRATYIRGEQVSDGAKTLIESTTPDLINKFQTRSIQPEDLRYPLHKWGESEPENFEQVRVIEALDGQLITNRLDLPLTDLRIHDNVLEGNPEKDILKMVVVNRYQRDAPVAKAFVKNFGLRAGAIASTVAHDSHNIIAVGTSDEYLAEAIRLVIDSQGGISCVVPRSSRLLPLPIAGLMSPLDGYEVARAYTALDQMAKDAGSRLSAPFMTLSFMALLVIPHLKLSDKGLFDGDTFTLI; this is encoded by the coding sequence ATGAAAAATGAATTCACCCTCCGGGGAAGGCTCGTAGATATCCCCCGGCAGACCATCACCAGGGTAGCCCTTACTGTATACGAAGGCAAGATCGCCAGGGTTGAGCCCCTGGAAGAAAACCCGGCAGCGACCGGTGAACCGTTTATCTGCCCCGGTTTTGTCGACGCCCACGTACACATCGAGAGCTCCATGCTGGTCCCCAGTGAATTCGCCCGGCTGGCAGTGGTCCACGGAACCGTGGCCACCGTGAGTGATCCCCATGAGATCGCCAATGTTTGCGGTTTGGAGGGGGTGAACTACATGATTGCCAATGGCCGCCAGGTTCCGTTTACCTTTTGTTTCGGCGCCCCCAGTTGTGTTCCGGCCACGGTCTTCGAAACCGCCGGTGCCACCCTAAGCCCCCGGGACGTAGAGACCCTCCTGGAAAAACCCGAGATCGGATACCTCAGCGAAATGATGAATTTCCCGGGCGTCCTGGCCGGGGACCCGGATGTTTTGGCCAAGATCGCTTCCGCCCACCGGCTGGGTAAACCGGTGGACGGACACGCCCCCGGTTTGCGGGGCGAAGCCGTCAAAGCCTATATCGATGCCGGCATATCCACGGACCACGAGTGTTTTACCATGGACGAAGCCCTGGACAAACTCCGGGCCGGCATGCACATCCTCATCCGCGAAGGAAGTGCCGCCCGGAATTTCGACGCCTTGGTGGGCCTGCTAAAGGATCACGCCGACAAGGTCATGTTTTGCAGCGACGACAAGCACCCGGACAGCCTCGTCGAGGGACACATCAACCAGCTGTGCGCCAGGGCAGTGGCAGCGGGCATGCCCGTCTTCCATGTGCTCCGGGCCGCTTGTGTTAACCCCGTGACACACTACCGGCTGGCCATAGGACAGCTTCGGGAAGGCGACCCCGCCGACTTTATCCTCCTGGACGACCTCAAAGACTTCCACGTCCGCGCCACCTATATCCGCGGCGAGCAGGTGAGCGACGGGGCAAAGACCCTCATCGAATCCACCACACCGGACCTGATCAACAAGTTCCAGACCAGGTCGATACAACCGGAAGACCTCCGGTATCCCCTTCACAAATGGGGGGAAAGCGAGCCCGAAAATTTTGAACAGGTCCGTGTGATCGAAGCCCTGGACGGACAACTCATCACCAACCGTCTCGACCTCCCCCTGACCGACCTGCGCATCCACGATAATGTCCTGGAGGGCAATCCGGAAAAGGACATCCTGAAAATGGTTGTCGTCAACCGATACCAGCGGGACGCCCCCGTGGCCAAGGCTTTTGTAAAGAATTTCGGGTTGCGGGCGGGCGCTATTGCCTCCACGGTGGCGCACGACAGCCATAACATCATTGCCGTGGGCACCAGCGACGAATACCTGGCCGAAGCCATCCGCCTGGTCATCGACAGCCAGGGCGGGATCAGTTGTGTCGTTCCAAGGAGCAGCCGCCTGCTTCCCCTTCCCATCGCCGGCCTGATGAGCCCCCTGGACGGATACGAGGTGGCCCGTGCCTATACAGCGCTCGACCAGATGGCCAAGGACGCCGGAAGCCGTCTGTCCGCCCCCTTCATGACCTTGTCCTTTATGGCCCTTCTCGTTATACCCCACCTGAAGCTCAGTGACAAGGGGCTTTTCGACGGCGATACATTCACCCTCATTTAA
- the trmD gene encoding tRNA (guanosine(37)-N1)-methyltransferase TrmD, with protein MRIDIISVLPELLESPLNHSIMKRAREKGLLEVHTHALRTWAVNKYGQVDDYQFGGGAGMVMMCEPLVNAIESLQANVQYDEIIYLTPDGERLSQRLVNQLSLRQNLMMICGHYKGIDERVREHFVTREVSIGDYVLSGGELAAAVLTDAIGRLLPGVLNDETSALFDSFQDDLLAPPVYTRPAEFRGWKVPEVLLSGDPRKVEDWRHDQSLARTRNRRPDLLDDGA; from the coding sequence ATGCGCATAGACATCATTTCGGTCCTCCCCGAGCTGCTGGAGAGCCCGCTGAACCATTCCATCATGAAAAGGGCGAGGGAAAAAGGCCTTTTAGAGGTCCATACCCACGCCTTGCGGACCTGGGCCGTCAACAAATACGGCCAGGTCGATGACTACCAGTTTGGCGGGGGCGCGGGGATGGTGATGATGTGCGAACCCCTGGTCAACGCCATCGAAAGCCTGCAGGCCAACGTCCAATATGACGAGATCATTTACCTGACCCCCGACGGCGAACGCCTGAGCCAACGCCTGGTCAACCAGCTCAGCCTCCGGCAAAACCTGATGATGATCTGTGGACATTACAAAGGCATAGACGAACGCGTACGCGAACACTTTGTCACCCGGGAGGTCTCCATCGGAGACTACGTCCTGAGCGGGGGCGAGCTCGCCGCAGCCGTTCTGACGGACGCCATCGGCCGGTTGCTGCCCGGCGTCCTCAACGACGAAACCTCCGCCCTTTTCGACTCCTTCCAGGATGACCTCCTGGCCCCGCCGGTCTACACCCGGCCCGCCGAGTTCAGGGGGTGGAAGGTCCCGGAGGTCCTGTTGAGCGGCGACCCGCGCAAGGTGGAAGATTGGCGGCACGACCAGTCGCTGGCGCGCACGCGCAACCGTCGCCCCGACCTCCTCGACGACGGCGCCTAA
- a CDS encoding Lrp/AsnC family transcriptional regulator, with amino-acid sequence MHNIDETDLQILTLLQPDARMSNAALAKELGMAPSAVLERVRKLEAKGIIEAYTTQINPQAVDRKLLSFVFIKESTPPGDNRVAAQLKNIPEIQELHVIAGEDCLLAKVRTADAQSLITLMREKLGKIDGIVSTKTTIVLETIKEKNHLVIPASL; translated from the coding sequence ATGCACAATATCGACGAAACGGATCTTCAGATCCTCACCCTGCTTCAGCCGGACGCCCGGATGTCGAACGCCGCCCTGGCCAAGGAACTGGGGATGGCGCCTTCCGCCGTCCTCGAACGGGTCCGGAAGCTGGAGGCCAAGGGGATCATCGAAGCCTATACCACCCAGATCAACCCCCAGGCGGTAGACCGGAAGCTGCTGTCCTTTGTATTCATCAAAGAAAGTACGCCTCCGGGCGATAACCGCGTCGCGGCCCAGTTAAAAAATATCCCGGAAATACAGGAACTCCATGTCATTGCCGGGGAAGACTGCCTCCTGGCCAAAGTCCGCACCGCCGACGCCCAATCCCTTATCACCCTGATGCGGGAGAAGCTGGGCAAAATAGACGGCATCGTCTCCACCAAGACCACCATCGTCCTGGAGACCATCAAAGAAAAAAACCACCTTGTAATTCCTGCATCGTTATGA
- a CDS encoding sigma-70 family RNA polymerase sigma factor: MSMRQLKITKSITNRESQSLEKYLQEIGKVELLAPEDEVKLAVRIKQGDQAALERLTKANLRFVVSVAKQYQNQGLSLSDLINEGNLGLIKAAQRFDETRGFKFISYAVWWIRQSILQALAEQSRIVRLPLNKVGLTNRINKAFSSLEQEYEREPSPEELAEVLEMDTDEVAATLGVAARHVSMDAPFAEGEDNTLIDVLENPNAESADAAIEHDESLKTEITRSLQTLTDRQKEVIRYFFGIGVDHPMSLEDIGEKFNLTRERVRQIKDKAINKLRSNSRCRLLRNYLGA; the protein is encoded by the coding sequence ATGAGCATGCGTCAACTCAAGATCACTAAATCCATCACGAACCGCGAGTCCCAAAGCCTCGAAAAGTACTTGCAGGAGATCGGCAAGGTCGAACTGCTGGCGCCCGAGGATGAGGTCAAGCTGGCCGTGCGGATCAAACAAGGTGATCAGGCCGCGCTGGAACGCCTTACGAAAGCTAACCTGAGGTTTGTCGTTTCCGTGGCTAAACAATACCAAAATCAGGGTCTCTCCCTGAGCGACCTGATCAACGAGGGGAACCTCGGTTTGATCAAGGCTGCCCAGCGTTTTGACGAAACCCGCGGCTTCAAGTTCATCTCCTACGCCGTATGGTGGATCCGTCAGAGTATCCTCCAGGCGCTGGCGGAGCAAAGCCGGATTGTCCGTCTGCCCTTGAACAAGGTGGGTCTTACCAACCGCATCAACAAGGCCTTTTCCAGCCTGGAACAGGAATACGAGCGGGAGCCTTCTCCCGAGGAACTGGCCGAGGTCCTGGAAATGGACACCGACGAGGTCGCCGCCACGCTGGGTGTGGCCGCCCGGCACGTCAGCATGGACGCTCCTTTTGCAGAAGGCGAGGACAACACGTTGATCGACGTCCTCGAAAACCCCAATGCGGAATCGGCGGACGCAGCTATCGAACACGACGAATCCCTCAAAACCGAAATAACCCGTTCGCTCCAAACCCTGACAGACCGGCAAAAGGAAGTGATCCGTTACTTCTTTGGCATCGGGGTGGACCACCCCATGAGTCTGGAAGACATCGGCGAGAAATTCAACCTCACCCGGGAACGGGTTCGACAGATCAAGGATAAGGCAATCAACAAGTTACGCTCTAATAGCCGGTGCCGTTTGTTGAGGAACTACCTAGGGGCCTAG
- a CDS encoding RNA-binding S4 domain-containing protein — MDKEKLRIDKYLWAIRLFKTRSQATAAIDAGRVKTQGTAVKASRTVAIGDEYEVRTEGRKWVIRVTGLLAQRKQHAEAIQHYEDLTPAEELERLKAFQPTSFHTGKRQSKIGRPTKKQRRDIEGFMDDPD; from the coding sequence ATGGATAAGGAGAAGTTACGGATCGACAAATACCTCTGGGCTATTCGACTGTTCAAGACCCGGAGCCAGGCCACCGCCGCCATAGACGCCGGCCGTGTCAAGACACAAGGCACCGCCGTCAAAGCTTCGCGCACGGTGGCCATCGGCGATGAATACGAGGTCCGGACCGAAGGCCGCAAGTGGGTCATCCGTGTGACCGGTCTGCTCGCCCAGCGCAAACAACACGCCGAAGCCATCCAGCACTACGAAGACCTTACCCCCGCCGAAGAACTCGAACGGCTGAAGGCATTTCAACCCACTTCCTTCCATACCGGCAAACGACAGTCCAAGATCGGCCGCCCCACGAAGAAGCAGCGCCGCGACATCGAAGGTTTTATGGACGACCCCGACTAA
- a CDS encoding dipeptidase, protein MQAWKEYQEVNKGRFLQELTELLRIPSVSARSEHKPDMQTCAKAVRTALLEAGADKATIFATDGHPIVYAEKIIDPAKPTILVYGHYDVQPADPLELWHSGPFEPVVKDGKLFARGSADDKGQVYMHVKAFETMVKTGTLACNVKFIVEGEEEIGSPNLGKFVESRAALLACDVVLISDTSMLSLDTPSIDVGLRGLTYIEVAVTGPDRDLHSGVYGGAVGNPITTLAEMIASLHDKHGRITIPGFYDDVRELPATERAELARAPFDEAAYKKDLGVKALWGEEGYSTNERTGIRPTLEVNGIWGGYTGEGAKTVLPSKAFAKISCRLVPDQGSAKITKLLIDHLHKIAPPYVTVEAHEHHGGEPYVTPVDSAAFKAASKAMETTFGKTPIPMRGGGSIPITALFERALGVKVVLLGFGLDSDNLHSPNEKFDLANFYKGIETIPYFHRFFAEMHPHG, encoded by the coding sequence ATGCAAGCCTGGAAGGAATATCAGGAGGTCAACAAAGGACGCTTCCTGCAAGAGCTGACCGAATTGCTGCGCATTCCGAGCGTAAGCGCCCGCAGCGAACACAAACCCGATATGCAAACCTGCGCCAAGGCCGTACGCACGGCCCTGCTGGAGGCAGGGGCAGACAAAGCCACGATATTTGCCACCGACGGCCACCCCATCGTCTACGCGGAGAAAATCATCGACCCGGCAAAGCCCACCATCCTGGTTTACGGACACTACGACGTGCAGCCGGCGGATCCCCTGGAGCTCTGGCACAGCGGGCCTTTCGAACCCGTCGTAAAAGACGGCAAGTTGTTTGCACGCGGCAGCGCCGACGACAAAGGACAGGTCTACATGCACGTCAAGGCCTTCGAAACCATGGTCAAGACCGGTACCCTGGCCTGCAACGTAAAGTTTATCGTAGAAGGAGAAGAAGAGATCGGCTCGCCCAACCTCGGGAAATTTGTCGAAAGCCGGGCCGCACTGCTGGCCTGTGATGTTGTCCTGATCAGCGATACCTCCATGCTTTCCCTGGACACGCCGTCCATCGACGTCGGTCTCCGGGGCCTCACCTATATCGAAGTAGCCGTTACCGGCCCCGACCGGGACCTCCACAGTGGGGTGTATGGCGGCGCCGTCGGCAATCCCATCACGACGCTGGCGGAAATGATCGCCTCCTTACACGACAAACACGGACGGATCACCATCCCCGGTTTTTACGACGACGTACGGGAGCTGCCCGCCACGGAAAGGGCGGAGCTTGCGCGGGCGCCGTTTGACGAAGCGGCGTACAAAAAAGACTTGGGCGTAAAGGCGCTTTGGGGGGAAGAAGGCTACTCCACGAACGAACGCACCGGCATCCGTCCCACCCTTGAGGTAAACGGGATCTGGGGCGGGTATACCGGCGAAGGCGCCAAGACCGTCCTGCCCTCCAAGGCCTTTGCAAAGATTTCCTGCCGGCTCGTTCCCGACCAGGGCAGTGCAAAGATCACAAAGCTCCTGATCGACCACCTGCACAAGATCGCTCCTCCTTATGTCACCGTGGAAGCCCACGAACACCACGGGGGCGAACCTTATGTGACCCCCGTCGATTCCGCCGCGTTCAAAGCCGCTTCCAAAGCCATGGAAACGACCTTTGGCAAAACCCCTATCCCCATGAGGGGCGGCGGCAGCATCCCCATCACCGCCCTTTTTGAAAGAGCCCTCGGCGTAAAAGTCGTCCTCCTGGGCTTTGGATTGGACAGCGACAACCTGCATTCCCCCAACGAAAAATTCGACCTCGCCAATTTTTACAAAGGGATAGAAACGATCCCCTATTTCCACCGCTTTTTCGCAGAAATGCACCCGCATGGATAA
- a CDS encoding LptF/LptG family permease, producing the protein MIKKLDRLIIKAFIGPFLITFLIALFILVMQFFWKYIDDLVGKGLDSFTLLELTGLVTTTWVPIALPLSILLSSIMTFGNLGESFELVAIKSAGIPLLRFMRPLIWITAVLCVAAFLFANYVIPVANLKFETLLQDIQLKKPAFDIKEGVFYNKMPGYTIKISKKDKTGSLIDKIVIFEQNNVLQDNLITADRGVMSLSSDKQTLNFKLVKGIYYQEKGPRYTTGTDFIRLGFQDYTKHFDLSSFAINRSTDSLYKDNAQMLSVRQLSIALDSLHHTSQAFIRNNNLGIRSYLHYNRITHDTTWTQVEARNSRPVSMHTLIPDSLRWSIDERARSSLSGLRSQVDIQQLEYSGMEANIRVHLVEWHRKFSLSVACMVLFLIGAPLGSIIRKGGLGLPLVFAVIFFVIFHLLNTFGEKFARGAQLTPFLGMWLSVFVMLPIGFFLTYKAMQDSQLFNKEFYFRTFKWAQATIARFRRAPDPALEAIAAEKEA; encoded by the coding sequence GTGATCAAAAAATTAGACCGGCTCATCATCAAAGCGTTCATAGGCCCTTTCCTGATTACGTTCCTCATCGCCCTGTTTATCCTGGTGATGCAATTTTTCTGGAAGTACATCGACGACCTGGTCGGAAAAGGATTGGACTCCTTCACGCTTCTGGAACTCACCGGCCTGGTCACCACGACCTGGGTACCCATTGCGCTGCCCCTGTCCATCCTGCTCTCCTCCATCATGACCTTTGGCAACCTGGGGGAAAGTTTTGAGCTCGTCGCCATCAAATCCGCCGGCATCCCTTTGTTGCGCTTTATGCGCCCCCTGATCTGGATCACCGCCGTGCTTTGCGTGGCGGCCTTTCTTTTTGCCAACTATGTCATCCCTGTCGCCAACCTCAAATTCGAAACCTTACTACAGGACATACAACTAAAAAAACCCGCCTTTGACATCAAGGAGGGTGTTTTTTACAACAAGATGCCCGGCTATACCATCAAGATCAGCAAAAAGGACAAGACCGGGAGCCTGATCGATAAGATCGTCATCTTCGAACAAAACAATGTGCTCCAGGACAACCTGATCACCGCCGACCGGGGCGTCATGTCGCTGTCCTCCGACAAACAAACGCTAAACTTCAAGCTGGTCAAGGGCATTTACTACCAGGAAAAAGGACCCCGGTACACCACCGGGACCGATTTTATCCGCCTGGGTTTTCAGGACTATACCAAACACTTCGACCTTAGTTCCTTTGCGATCAACCGGTCCACCGACAGCCTCTATAAGGACAATGCGCAGATGCTTAGCGTCCGGCAACTGAGCATAGCGCTGGATTCTCTCCACCATACCAGCCAGGCCTTTATCCGCAACAACAACCTGGGCATCCGCTCTTACCTCCATTACAACCGGATCACCCACGATACGACCTGGACACAGGTGGAGGCCAGGAACAGCCGTCCGGTAAGTATGCACACGCTTATCCCGGACTCCCTCCGCTGGTCCATAGACGAACGCGCCCGGTCTTCGCTCTCCGGGCTGAGAAGCCAGGTCGATATACAACAACTGGAATACTCGGGTATGGAAGCCAACATCCGCGTCCACCTGGTGGAATGGCACCGCAAGTTCTCGCTGAGCGTGGCCTGTATGGTCCTTTTCCTGATCGGGGCGCCCCTGGGCTCCATCATCCGGAAGGGGGGGCTCGGCCTTCCTCTTGTCTTTGCGGTGATCTTTTTCGTCATCTTCCACCTGCTTAACACTTTTGGGGAAAAATTCGCCCGGGGGGCACAGCTGACGCCCTTTTTGGGAATGTGGCTGTCCGTCTTTGTCATGCTGCCCATCGGTTTTTTCCTGACCTATAAGGCCATGCAGGATTCCCAGCTCTTCAACAAGGAGTTCTATTTCCGGACCTTCAAATGGGCACAGGCGACGATCGCCCGCTTCCGCCGCGCACCCGACCCCGCTCTGGAGGCTATCGCAGCGGAAAAAGAGGCATAA
- a CDS encoding EamA family transporter, which produces MNTDTKQPAWLPMAAYLAVCIIWGSTYLAISFAVKTLPPLLMVGLRFTVAGSLLLGWCLLRGERLPGAKTLIQSAITGFLLLFIGNGGVSWAEVNLASGLAAIIVAALPLWMVLFDKTHWQESFSSAKVIFGLLLGFAGVVFLVTVGGDAIHFSLRNTAQLSAFLVLIVATMSWAAGSIYSKRNPVPGSTFIKVSLQMLSAGLGLLLASVLVGDWSRISWHNVSNSSWTGLVYLIIFGSLVGYLSYIYVLSVWPAARVGTYAYVNPVVAVFLGAFIGSEPMSLWHFVGLAIILTGVMLVNSKQFGKGRISPTLAARKT; this is translated from the coding sequence ATGAACACCGACACCAAACAACCCGCCTGGTTGCCCATGGCCGCTTACTTAGCGGTCTGTATCATCTGGGGCTCTACCTACCTCGCGATCTCTTTTGCCGTCAAAACCCTACCGCCCCTGTTGATGGTAGGTCTCCGCTTTACCGTGGCCGGATCCCTGTTGCTGGGCTGGTGCCTGCTCCGGGGCGAGCGCCTGCCCGGCGCCAAAACGCTGATCCAAAGCGCCATCACCGGCTTCCTCCTTCTTTTTATCGGGAATGGCGGCGTTTCCTGGGCCGAGGTCAACCTCGCCAGCGGCCTGGCCGCTATCATCGTGGCCGCCCTGCCCTTATGGATGGTGCTTTTTGACAAAACACATTGGCAGGAGTCCTTCTCCAGCGCCAAGGTCATCTTTGGTCTGCTCCTCGGTTTTGCGGGGGTGGTATTCCTGGTGACCGTCGGGGGAGACGCCATCCATTTCTCGCTCCGCAACACCGCCCAATTGAGCGCCTTCCTGGTCCTGATCGTAGCCACCATGAGCTGGGCCGCGGGATCCATCTACTCCAAACGCAACCCTGTCCCCGGGTCTACTTTTATAAAGGTGAGCCTGCAAATGCTCTCGGCCGGGCTCGGGCTGCTCCTGGCCAGTGTCCTCGTGGGCGACTGGTCGCGCATCTCCTGGCACAACGTCAGCAACAGTTCGTGGACCGGCCTGGTCTACCTGATCATCTTTGGTTCCCTGGTGGGGTACCTGAGCTATATCTATGTGCTGAGTGTCTGGCCCGCCGCGAGGGTCGGCACCTATGCCTACGTCAATCCCGTGGTGGCCGTTTTCCTTGGCGCGTTCATCGGTTCGGAGCCGATGAGCCTTTGGCATTTTGTCGGCCTGGCCATCATCCTGACCGGGGTCATGCTCGTCAATTCCAAGCAGTTTGGCAAAGGCAGAATAAGCCCTACCTTAGCAGCTCGTAAAACGTAG
- a CDS encoding START-like domain-containing protein yields the protein MSKKVQYTLEYPVRCSPTILYEFLSTPAGLQEWFADKVDEREGMFSFSWNGSVEKAQVIETEIDKFIRFHWLTAPGDEFFEFRIEKSEVTNQTILVIKDFAEKREVADQSQLWEYQVKDLFHRLGN from the coding sequence ATGAGTAAAAAGGTACAATATACGCTGGAATATCCAGTCAGGTGCTCCCCTACTATCTTGTATGAATTTCTCTCTACTCCTGCCGGGCTCCAGGAATGGTTTGCAGATAAGGTAGACGAACGCGAAGGAATGTTCAGTTTTTCATGGAATGGTTCGGTTGAAAAAGCGCAAGTCATAGAAACCGAAATCGATAAATTTATCCGTTTCCACTGGCTGACCGCGCCTGGAGACGAATTCTTTGAGTTCCGCATCGAGAAGTCGGAGGTAACGAATCAAACGATACTGGTTATCAAAGACTTTGCAGAAAAGAGAGAGGTCGCTGACCAAAGCCAGCTTTGGGAGTATCAGGTGAAGGACCTCTTCCATCGCCTGGGCAACTAG